One window from the genome of Xiphophorus hellerii strain 12219 chromosome 16, Xiphophorus_hellerii-4.1, whole genome shotgun sequence encodes:
- the adsl gene encoding adenylosuccinate lyase isoform X1: protein MQARKWPITSATRKNSQRGGSCGSYWPKLRSFFKNTRNRKHLIRTKLYKPKHWSLASRHLCLVIPPQELGLPITDAQIQEMESHAEDIDFAMAAEEERKLRHDVMAHVHTFAHCCPSAAPIIHLGATSCYVGDNTDLIMLRDGFDILLPKLARAIDRLANFAEKYKDLPTLGFTHYQPAQLTTVGKRACLWLQDLAMDMRNLQRARDDLRFRGVKGTTGTQASFLQLFQGDHNKVEELDRKVTEMAGFKKAYLVTGQTYSRKVDVDSLSNLASLGCTVHKICTDIRLLANLKEIEEPFEKEQIGSSAMPYKRNPMRAERCCSLARHLVALMADPLQTASVQWLERTLDDSANRRISLPESFLTADIVLSTLQNITEGLVVYPKVIERHIRHELPFMATENIIMAMVKAGGNRQDCHEKIRVLSQEAAAVVKQEGGDNDLLARVQRDPYFTPVLGQLDALLDPSTFVGRAPQQVVRFLSEEIRPLLEPFKSTMDVKIELEL from the exons ATGCAAGCAAGGAAATGGCCTATAACTTCAGCGACAAGAAAAAATTCACAACGTGGAGGAAGCTGTGGATCCTACTGGCCAAAGCTGAGAAG tttcttCAAAAACACCCGTAATCGTAAACATCTGATTAGAACGAAACTCTACAAACCCAAACACTGGAGCTTGGCGTCGAGACATCTCTGCCTCGTCATTCCCCCTCAGGAATTGGGTCTGCCGATCACGGACGCTCAGATCCAGGAGATGGAGAGCCACGCCGAGGACATCGACTTCGCCATGGCCGCCGAGGAGGAGCGGAAGCTCAGGCACGACGTCATGGCTCACGTCCACACCTTCGCTCACTGCTGCCCCTCCGCCGCCCCCATCATCCACCTGGGAGCCACGTCTTGTTATGTCGGCGACAACACC GATCTCATTATGCTGCGTGATGGCTTTGACATCCTCCTCCCTAAG CTGGCGAGGGCCATCGACAGGCTTGCAAACTTCGCAGAGAAATACAAAGACCTTCCTACGCTTGGCTTCACACACTACCA GCCCGCCCAGCTCACCACCGTAGGGAAGCGGGCGTGCCTCTGGCTGCAGGACTTGGCGATGGACATGCGGAACCTGCAGCGAGCCCGTGACGACCTGCGTTTCCGGGGGGTCAAGGGGACGACCGGGACCCAGGCTAGCTTCCTGCAGCTTTTTCAGGGGGACCACAATAAG GTGGAGGAGCTGGACAGGAAGGTGACAGAAATGGCTGGATTCAAAAA AGCTTACCTGGTGACCGGACAGACATACAGCCGTAAAGTGGACGTCGACTCTCTGTCCAACTTGGCCAGTTTGGGCTGTACTGTCCACAAG ATTTGTACGGACATCCGTCTGCTGGCCAACCTGAAGGAAATAGAGGAGCCTTTTGAGAAAGAGCAGATCG GTTCCAGTGCCATGCCCTACAAGAGGAACCCGATGCGGGCAGAGCGCTGCTGCAGCCTGGCTCGGCACCTGGTGGCGCTGATGGCCGACCCACTGCAAACGGCGTCGGTCCAGTGGCTGGAGAGGACTCTGGACGACAGCGCCAACAG GAGGATCTCCCTCCCAGAGTCCTTCCTGACCGCAGACATCGTCCTCAGCACCCTGCAGAACATCACAGAGGGTCTGGTGGTCTACCCGAAGGTCATCGAGAGGCACATCCGCCACGAGCTGCCCTTCATGGCCACGGAGAACATCATTATGGCCATGGTGAAGGCTGGAGGGAACAGACAG GACTGCCACGAGAAGATCCGGGTTCTGTCCCAGGAGGCGGCGGCTGTAGTGAAACAGGAAGGAGGCGACAATGACCTGCTGGCCAGAGTCCAGAGAGACCCCTACTTCACCCCCGTCCTGGGCCAGCTGGACGCCCTGCTGGACCCCAGCACCTTCGTCGGCCGCGCCCCACAGCAA GTTGTGAGGTTCCTGTCTGAAGAAATACGCCCCCTGCTGGAGCCCTTTAAGTCGACGATGGATGTGAAGATTGAACTGGAGCTTTAA
- the adsl gene encoding adenylosuccinate lyase isoform X2, which yields MEGDEEFMKYRSPLVSRYASKEMAYNFSDKKKFTTWRKLWILLAKAEKELGLPITDAQIQEMESHAEDIDFAMAAEEERKLRHDVMAHVHTFAHCCPSAAPIIHLGATSCYVGDNTDLIMLRDGFDILLPKLARAIDRLANFAEKYKDLPTLGFTHYQPAQLTTVGKRACLWLQDLAMDMRNLQRARDDLRFRGVKGTTGTQASFLQLFQGDHNKVEELDRKVTEMAGFKKAYLVTGQTYSRKVDVDSLSNLASLGCTVHKICTDIRLLANLKEIEEPFEKEQIGSSAMPYKRNPMRAERCCSLARHLVALMADPLQTASVQWLERTLDDSANRRISLPESFLTADIVLSTLQNITEGLVVYPKVIERHIRHELPFMATENIIMAMVKAGGNRQDCHEKIRVLSQEAAAVVKQEGGDNDLLARVQRDPYFTPVLGQLDALLDPSTFVGRAPQQVVRFLSEEIRPLLEPFKSTMDVKIELEL from the exons ATGGAGGGAGACGAGGAGTTCATGAAGTACCGCTCTCCGCTAGTGTCTAGATATGCAAGCAAGGAAATGGCCTATAACTTCAGCGACAAGAAAAAATTCACAACGTGGAGGAAGCTGTGGATCCTACTGGCCAAAGCTGAGAAG GAATTGGGTCTGCCGATCACGGACGCTCAGATCCAGGAGATGGAGAGCCACGCCGAGGACATCGACTTCGCCATGGCCGCCGAGGAGGAGCGGAAGCTCAGGCACGACGTCATGGCTCACGTCCACACCTTCGCTCACTGCTGCCCCTCCGCCGCCCCCATCATCCACCTGGGAGCCACGTCTTGTTATGTCGGCGACAACACC GATCTCATTATGCTGCGTGATGGCTTTGACATCCTCCTCCCTAAG CTGGCGAGGGCCATCGACAGGCTTGCAAACTTCGCAGAGAAATACAAAGACCTTCCTACGCTTGGCTTCACACACTACCA GCCCGCCCAGCTCACCACCGTAGGGAAGCGGGCGTGCCTCTGGCTGCAGGACTTGGCGATGGACATGCGGAACCTGCAGCGAGCCCGTGACGACCTGCGTTTCCGGGGGGTCAAGGGGACGACCGGGACCCAGGCTAGCTTCCTGCAGCTTTTTCAGGGGGACCACAATAAG GTGGAGGAGCTGGACAGGAAGGTGACAGAAATGGCTGGATTCAAAAA AGCTTACCTGGTGACCGGACAGACATACAGCCGTAAAGTGGACGTCGACTCTCTGTCCAACTTGGCCAGTTTGGGCTGTACTGTCCACAAG ATTTGTACGGACATCCGTCTGCTGGCCAACCTGAAGGAAATAGAGGAGCCTTTTGAGAAAGAGCAGATCG GTTCCAGTGCCATGCCCTACAAGAGGAACCCGATGCGGGCAGAGCGCTGCTGCAGCCTGGCTCGGCACCTGGTGGCGCTGATGGCCGACCCACTGCAAACGGCGTCGGTCCAGTGGCTGGAGAGGACTCTGGACGACAGCGCCAACAG GAGGATCTCCCTCCCAGAGTCCTTCCTGACCGCAGACATCGTCCTCAGCACCCTGCAGAACATCACAGAGGGTCTGGTGGTCTACCCGAAGGTCATCGAGAGGCACATCCGCCACGAGCTGCCCTTCATGGCCACGGAGAACATCATTATGGCCATGGTGAAGGCTGGAGGGAACAGACAG GACTGCCACGAGAAGATCCGGGTTCTGTCCCAGGAGGCGGCGGCTGTAGTGAAACAGGAAGGAGGCGACAATGACCTGCTGGCCAGAGTCCAGAGAGACCCCTACTTCACCCCCGTCCTGGGCCAGCTGGACGCCCTGCTGGACCCCAGCACCTTCGTCGGCCGCGCCCCACAGCAA GTTGTGAGGTTCCTGTCTGAAGAAATACGCCCCCTGCTGGAGCCCTTTAAGTCGACGATGGATGTGAAGATTGAACTGGAGCTTTAA